DNA sequence from the Streptomyces sp. MST-110588 genome:
CAGGGGCGGCTGGGTCATGTGCAGCCGGGCGGCGGCCCGGCCGAAGTGGAGTTCCTCGGCGACCGCCACGAAATAGCGCAGCGTACGTAACTCCATGGTGCGACGATACCCGTACGGTATCGGCGTCACCGAACGGGTCTTGGACGGTCGCGGTGCCCTGGCTGTGGGATCGAGGCATGACTGATGAATCCACGGCCGGCGTGCCGGTCGCCGACCCCACCACGACCGCCAGTCCCGCCATGTCCGCCGGCCCCGCCATGTCCGCCGGCCCCGCCGTATCGGTGGTCGGCCCGGGCGACGGAGAGACGATCGTCCTGGGCACCACCCGTATGCGCGTCCTGGAAGACGGCAGCAACACCGGTCACCGTCTCGCGCTCACCGAGTCCGTCCTCGCGCCACACACGCCCGGACCGCCACAGCACCGGCACGCCCGGCACGACGAGGGCTTCCACATCATCTCCGGCACGGTGCGGTTCACGGTCGGCGACAGGGAACACGACGCGACCGCGGGCACGTTCGTACTGGTCCCGCCCGGGGTCCCGCACACGTTCGCCAACGTCACCGGCCAACCGGCCGTCATGCTCAGCGTTTTCACACCGGATCTGTACGTGCAGTACTTCCGGGACCTGCGGGACCTGATGGCCGACGGCCGGCCGCCGACCCCCCAGGAACATGTCCGGACGATGAGCCGTTACGCCACCGAGCCCGCCACCGACTTCACCTGACGGCCGGGAGGGCACCGTCCCGGCGGGCTTGGCGGCGACGGTCGAGGAGGCCGGCCGTACGGCGGAGTTCTTCGGCATCCGGGGCGCGACGGGTGCGTCCCGGAGGCACACTCACACGTCGCGGCGCCGCACGACGAGGACGGCGAGGGCGATCGCGGTCAGCGGCCAGAGTGCGTACACGATCCAGGAGCCGGGGACCGTGGCGCTGTGAGCCAGGGATCCGGGATCCGGTTCCCAGGTCTGGACCAGACGCTTCCAGGCGGCCGGCACCATCGCGTGGTTGATGTCCGCCGACCAGCGGTCGCGCTCGGAGAACATGGGCGGCAGGATCAGCAGGGCGAAGGCGCCGGTGAGCACGGTCGCGGCGCCGTGCCGGAGCAGGACGCCGAGGCCCAGGCCGATCAGTGCGCAGACCGGGGCCAGCAGCGCGGAGACCACCAGCGCCCGGAGCGCCCCGGGGTGGGTGATCGGGACACCGGCGTGCCGCCCGTTCAAGATGGCCTGGGAGATCAGGAAGCAACCGGTGGAGATGACCGCGCCGGCCGCGGTCCACAGCGCGGCAGTGACGGCCGCCTTGGCCAGCACGACCGAACCGCGGGCGGGGACGGCCACGGTGGTGGTACGGATCAGGCCGCTGCTGTACTCGCTCACGACCGTCAGGGCGCCGATGACGCAGGCGATGAGCATCAGCGTGTAGTAGCCGGTCGGCGGATAGGCGTCGTAGGGCCGGAATTCGGCGGGGCCGAAGCCCGCGGCGTTGTCCGCGAGCGTGGCCACGGCGGCGGACCCGATGACGGACAGGGCGGTGAGGATGATCGTCCACGGAGTGGACCGCAGCGACCGCGTCTTGATCCACTCGGCGGCGAGCAGGTCGCGGAAGCGGACGGGCGGCTCGGCGACGCGCGTGGCCGAAGAGGTCGGCGGGACAGGAAGGACCGTCGGACGGACGGAGGCGCGTGTGGTCATCGGGGCTGTCCTGTCTGATATTCGACGCTGTCGGCGGTGAGTTCCATGAAGGCTCTCTCCAGCGAAGCGGTACGGGTGGTCAGCTCCTCCAGCCGGATACGGTGCTCCAAGGCGAGCGCTCCGATCCGGTCCGCCGGGAGCCCGGTCACGGCCAGCTTCCCGGCGCCGGCCGGGCCCGTGCACTCGACCGAGGCGCCCGCCGCGGTCAGCACGGCTGCCAGCTCGGCGGCCCGCGGTGTCCCGACCACGACGCTGCGAGGAGTGCCGCGGGCCGCGAAGTCCTCCACCGACTCGGCGGCGATGAGACGGCCCCGGCCGATGACGACCAGTTGGTCGGCGGTGTTCTCCATCTCCGACATCAGGTGGCTGGAGAGGAAGACCGTACGTCCCTCGGCTGCCAGGCGCCGGAACAGGCGGCGTACCCAGAGCACGCCCTCGGGGTCCATGCCGTTGATCGGCTCGTCGAACATCAGCACGGGCGGGTTGCCGAGCAAGGCGGTGGCGATGCCGAGGCGCTGCTTCATGCCGAGGGAGAAGCCGCCGATGCGGCGGCCCGCCACCTCGGTCAGCCCCACCTCCCCCAGTACTTCCGCCACCCGGCGCCGCGGGATGCCGTTGCTGCGGGCCAGGGCGGACAGATGGGCGGCGGCGCTGCGGCCCCCATGGACCTGGCCGGCGTCGAGGCAGGCGCCGACGTGCCGCAAGCCGCGCGGGTGGCGGTGGAAGGGGACGCCACCGACGGTGGCGGCGCCGGTGGTGGGCGCGTCCAGACCGAGGATCATCCGCAAGGTGGTGGACTTGCCGGCTCCGTTGGGGCCGAGGAATCCGGTGACCCGGCCCGGCCGGACGGTGAAGGACAGACGGTCGACGGCCGTCTTGTCGCCGTAGCGCTTGGTGAGTTCGCTGACTTCGATCACGGCATCCACACTGCCGGGACGGCCTCGGTCCGGCATGGGGCCGTGGGCGGCAATCGCGCGGTCGGGTTGGCCCGGGGGCGTACGTCCTCGGGCTGACGCCGCACGGGAGCGGTCCGGTTAGTCTCACGGCGTGAACCCCCATGACGATCACTTCGCTGCCCGCGCCCGAGGCGCGCGGCGGCCTTCTCCCAGGGGCGCGCCGCCGATGACGAGAACGCCGATGACGGGACCGAAGGCCGTGGCCTGGGCGGGCGGTGTCTGCTACCTCCTGATGACGGGTCTGCTGGCGGGGGCCACGACACGGGCCTCGGGTACGGTCCACGGTGTCGGGTCGCTGTTGGCCGTGAGCCTCCTCGTCGGCGTGGTACGGCGGATGCCGCTGACGGCCCTGGCCATGGCGCTCCTCGGCTCCACCGCCGTGGTGGTGGGCACGCCGAGCCCCGCCCACGCGCCCTGGGCGGTTTCCTACCAGGGCCAGTTCCTGTCGTACCTGGCGGTGGATCTCGTCCTGGGCTACGTCATCTCCACCTGCACGCGGCGGGCTTCGGCCGTCGCCGTGGCCGTGTCCTTCACCGTGCAGCTCCTGGTGATCGGCGCCTTTACGCACGGGAGCGACCTGACCGTCACCGGCCTGATCGCCTTCCTGGCGATGGCCGTATGCTGCGCGGCCGGTCTGCTCGGCCGCGAGCGGCGCGAGCACGCGGTGGCGCTGCGCTCGCAGGAGGTGGCCGAGGCCGTGACCGCCGAACGACTGCGGATCGCACGGGAACTGCACGACGCGGTCGCGCACAGCATCGGCATCATCGCCATCCAGGCAGGCGTGGGGAGCCGGGTCATCCGCACGCAGCCGGCGCAGGCCGGCGAGGCCCTGCGCGCCATCGAGTCCACCAGCAGGGAGACGCTGGCGGGCCTCAGGCGCACGCTGGTCTCGCTCCGTCAGGCCGACCGGGGCACCACCGGCCCGAAGCGGTCACCGCTCACGCCCTCGCCGGGGCTGGCGGACGTCGAACGGCTGGCGGCGACGACCGCGGACGCGGGGGTACGCGTCGAGGTGTGCCGCAGCGGGGAGCAGCGTGCTGTGCCGGCCGACATCGACCTGTCCGCCTACCGCATCGTGCAGGAGGCGCTGACCAACGTGGTGCGCCATGCGGGCACCGGGCACTGCCGGGTGACCATCGGCTACAGGGAGGCGGAGCTGTCCGTGGAGGTCGTCGACGACGGGCGCGGCGCCACCGGGAACGGCGCGGCCCACGGCTTCGGCCTCGTCGGCATGCGGGAGCGCGTCGGCCTGCTGCACGGCCACCTCAGCGCCGGGCCGCGCCCCGAAGGCGGTTTCCGGGTGGCGGCACGGCTGCCGCTGCCCGCGCCCGTCACGATGGGGGTGGAGGCCCGGTGACCGTCCGTATCGTGCTCGCCGACGACCAGCCGCTGGTGCGGTCCGGTCTGCGCGTGCTCATGGCCGACCACCCCGACCTGGAGGTCGTCGGTGAGGCCGCCACCGGCGCCGAGGCGGTCCAACTGGTCGCGGAGGTCAGCCCCGATGTCGTGGTGATGGACATCCGGATGCCCGGCATGGACGGGATCGAGGCCACCCGCCTGATCACGAACGGTCCGGCGACGACCCGGGTCATGGTCCTGACCACCTTCGACGAGGACGAGTACGTCTACGGCGCGCTGCGGGCCGGTGCGAGCGGCTTCGTGGTCAAGGACATGGCGCTGGAGGACATCCTCGCGGCGGTCCGCGTGGTCGCCGCCGGTGACGCGCTGATCGCGCCGGGCGTGACGCGCCGTCTGATCGCGGACTTCGTCGGGCGCCCTGAAGCCGCTCCCGTGCGCTCCCCACGGCCGGTCCGGGGCATCACCGAGCGGGAGCGGGAAGTGCTGACCCTGGTCGGACGCGGCCGGTCGAACACCGAGATCGCGGAGGACCTCTTCATCACGGTGGCCACCGCCAAGTCGCACGTGTCCCGGCTGCTCACCAAACTGGGCGCCCGGGACCGGGTGCAGCTCGTCATCACCGCGTACGAGGCGGGGCTGGTCGCGCCTGGGCAGAGCTGAACAAGCCGATCGAGGCGCTGCCTCCAACGGGTCGGCTCGGGTATCAAAAGGCCCATGGCAGCGGGGAACACCCACGGCGAACACAGGCCCCGCGAGCCCCGGTTCCTACCGGCGACCGGGCGCAAGAGCGGCATTCCGGTCATGGTCGTGGTGGCGAACAGCGGTGCCGCCGGGGCCGGTCAGCGTTTCAGCGCTCGTTCTCCTGCCGGTCCCCGCCCGGCGCCGGACACCACGCCGGACGTGGCCGGGCGGCCGTCGGGCCCCAGCGGTGCTGCGTTCACGCGGGGCCGGAAGATCTGGATCAGGACAGCGCGGGCCCGAAGAACCGGTCCGTTTTCCGGTCTTGTGCCGCAAGGAGGCGCAACGTGCCCGCGGCGGCCGGGTCCGGCCGCTTCGTACGGATCCGGCCGCTTCGATGATCTTTGGGGGTGGCCAGACCCTTTCGACGGGAAGGACGGGTTCTGCCGGAGCCGCCCCGAAGAGGGGACCACGTCCTACGCTCCCTGGTCATGCGCAGAACAACGAGCAGATTCAGCAGGGCCGGCCTTGCCGCCCTCCTCGCCCTGGTCGTCTCCGTCCTCGGCCTGGGCGGCGCCTCCCCGGCCTCGGCCGAGACCCCGGCACTCGCCTTCGCCGTGGACAAGGCACAGGCCACTCCCGGCTCCGCCGTCACCCTGACCATGGCCTTCACCAACACCGGCACCGCCGATGTCAGGTTCGTGTGGCAGTCGTTCCAGCCCACGTGGGAGACCTCTTCGACGAGCGGGCTGAAGTACACCTGGACCACATGCACCGCCGACCCGGGAGTGACGTGCACGCCCGGCAAGGGCGCCTCGTACTCCGTACCGATCGCCCCCGGTGCCAGCCGTAAGGTCACGATGACCTACGACATCGCCGCCGACTCCTCCTGCGGCTACCCCGACGTCTCCTTCTACTCCTACATCTACTACAAGTTCGCCGGTGGCCTGCCCGCCAAGGAGGGCACCTTCTTCACTCCCGCCACCCGCGTGATCTGTCCGACCACTCCCCCGGCCGGCGCACGCGTCTGACGCGGGCCGTACGGGTCGT
Encoded proteins:
- a CDS encoding cupin domain-containing protein yields the protein MSAGPAMSAGPAVSVVGPGDGETIVLGTTRMRVLEDGSNTGHRLALTESVLAPHTPGPPQHRHARHDEGFHIISGTVRFTVGDREHDATAGTFVLVPPGVPHTFANVTGQPAVMLSVFTPDLYVQYFRDLRDLMADGRPPTPQEHVRTMSRYATEPATDFT
- a CDS encoding ABC transporter permease yields the protein MTTRASVRPTVLPVPPTSSATRVAEPPVRFRDLLAAEWIKTRSLRSTPWTIILTALSVIGSAAVATLADNAAGFGPAEFRPYDAYPPTGYYTLMLIACVIGALTVVSEYSSGLIRTTTVAVPARGSVVLAKAAVTAALWTAAGAVISTGCFLISQAILNGRHAGVPITHPGALRALVVSALLAPVCALIGLGLGVLLRHGAATVLTGAFALLILPPMFSERDRWSADINHAMVPAAWKRLVQTWEPDPGSLAHSATVPGSWIVYALWPLTAIALAVLVVRRRDV
- a CDS encoding ATP-binding cassette domain-containing protein, which produces MIEVSELTKRYGDKTAVDRLSFTVRPGRVTGFLGPNGAGKSTTLRMILGLDAPTTGAATVGGVPFHRHPRGLRHVGACLDAGQVHGGRSAAAHLSALARSNGIPRRRVAEVLGEVGLTEVAGRRIGGFSLGMKQRLGIATALLGNPPVLMFDEPINGMDPEGVLWVRRLFRRLAAEGRTVFLSSHLMSEMENTADQLVVIGRGRLIAAESVEDFAARGTPRSVVVGTPRAAELAAVLTAAGASVECTGPAGAGKLAVTGLPADRIGALALEHRIRLEELTTRTASLERAFMELTADSVEYQTGQPR
- a CDS encoding sensor histidine kinase → MTGPKAVAWAGGVCYLLMTGLLAGATTRASGTVHGVGSLLAVSLLVGVVRRMPLTALAMALLGSTAVVVGTPSPAHAPWAVSYQGQFLSYLAVDLVLGYVISTCTRRASAVAVAVSFTVQLLVIGAFTHGSDLTVTGLIAFLAMAVCCAAGLLGRERREHAVALRSQEVAEAVTAERLRIARELHDAVAHSIGIIAIQAGVGSRVIRTQPAQAGEALRAIESTSRETLAGLRRTLVSLRQADRGTTGPKRSPLTPSPGLADVERLAATTADAGVRVEVCRSGEQRAVPADIDLSAYRIVQEALTNVVRHAGTGHCRVTIGYREAELSVEVVDDGRGATGNGAAHGFGLVGMRERVGLLHGHLSAGPRPEGGFRVAARLPLPAPVTMGVEAR
- a CDS encoding response regulator transcription factor, with protein sequence MTVRIVLADDQPLVRSGLRVLMADHPDLEVVGEAATGAEAVQLVAEVSPDVVVMDIRMPGMDGIEATRLITNGPATTRVMVLTTFDEDEYVYGALRAGASGFVVKDMALEDILAAVRVVAAGDALIAPGVTRRLIADFVGRPEAAPVRSPRPVRGITEREREVLTLVGRGRSNTEIAEDLFITVATAKSHVSRLLTKLGARDRVQLVITAYEAGLVAPGQS